In a single window of the Arachis hypogaea cultivar Tifrunner chromosome 6, arahy.Tifrunner.gnm2.J5K5, whole genome shotgun sequence genome:
- the LOC112695481 gene encoding bifunctional 3-dehydroquinate dehydratase/shikimate dehydrogenase, chloroplastic produces MGSNEVSAEALMICAPIRSQCVEQILKEMHEAKAQGADVVEVSLDHITNFHPHNDLQTILTNKLLPILFSYRPKWEGGLYEGDENIRLEALQLAMELGADFIDIELKAASSCLKTMMEYKKKHSNHGKIIVSSYVDGVTPPKSELLKLVTLMKATGADIIKLVTNAQDITEIERIFSILPYSQVPLIAYSVGDRGLISQVLCPKFGGFFVYGSLDGNPIPGMPSLETLREAYKLEHVNEDTKVFGLISKPVGHSKGPLLHNPTFRHAKFNGMYVPMFVDDLKEFFSTYTSPDFAGYSVGFPYKEKVLTFCDEVHPLAQSIGAVNTIVRRPIDGKLVGYNTDCEGAITAIEDALIEHGCNDGGACLSSPLAGRLFVLVGAGGAGRALGFGAKSRGARVVIFDIDFDRAKSLASAVFGEALHYKDLANFQPEKGAILANATPIGMHPNIADIISVSEETLEDYELVFDAVYTPRKTRLLKAAEAVGAITVSGVEMFLRQARGQFNLFTGLQAPDQFMREIVLSKF; encoded by the exons ATGGGTAGCAACGAAGTTTCAGCAGAGGCACTTATGATTTGTGCCCCAATCAGAAGCCAATGTGTTGAGCAAATTTTGAAGGAAATGCATGAAGCAAAGGCACAAGGTGCTGATGTTGTTGAGGTTAGCCTTGACCATATCACCAACTTCCACCCTCACAATGACCTTCAAACCATCCTCACCAATAAGCTTCTCCCTATCCTCTTTTCTTATAG GCCAAAATGGGAGGGTGGTTTATACGAAGGAGATGAGAATATTCGGTTGGAAGCATTACAACTTGCTATGGAATTGGGAGCTGATTTCATAGACATTGAGCTTAAG GCAGCTTCTTCTTGTCTTAAGACCATGATGGAATATAAGAAAAAGCATAGCAATCATGGAAAAATAATTGTTTCGTCCTATGTGGATGGAGTGACCCCTCCAAAATCAGAACTCCTTAAGCTCGTTACACTTATGAAAGCAACTGGAGCAGATATCATCAAGCTTGTCACAAATGCACAAGACATTACAGAAATTGAAAGAATATTTAGTATACTTCCCTATTCTCAG GTACCATTAATTGCTTATTCTGTTGGAGACAGAGGGTTAATAAGCCAGGTTCTGTGTCCGAAATTCGGAGGGTTCTTTGTCTATGGATCTTTGGATGGAAATCCAATCCCTGGTATGCCTTCTTTGGAAACTCTCCGGGAAGCATATAAATTGGAACATGTAAATGAGGATACCAAAGTTTTTGGCCTAATTTCAAAACCAGTTGGCCACAGCAAAGGCCCTTTGCTGCATAATCCTACTTTCAGACATGCAAAATTTAATGGAATGTATGTCCCCATGTTTGTTGATGATCTTAAAGAATTCTTTAGCACTTACACAAGCCCCGATTTCGCGGGTTATAG TGTTGGCTTTCCATACAAGGAGAAAGTTCTAACCTTTTGTGATGAAGTCCATCCTCTTGCTCAG TCTATAGGAGCTGTTAATACTATTGTAAGAAGACCAATTGATGGGAAGCTAGTTGGCTACAATACAGATTGTGAGGGTGCAATCACTGCTATTGAGGATGCTCTCATAG AGCATGGTTGCAATGATGGTGGAGCATGCTTAAGTTCACCTCTTGCTGGAAGATTGTTCGTGCTAGTTGGTGCCGGTGGCGCTGGAAGAGCACTGGGATTTGGTGCTAAGAGTAGAGGAGCTCGCGTAGTCATTTTCGACATTGATTTTG ACAGAGCAAAATCTCTTGCAAGTGCTGTATTTGGTGAAGCTCTGCATTACAAAGACTTGGCCAATTTTCAGCCAGAGAAAGGAGCAATTCTTGCAAATGCAACACCAATAGGAATGCATCCTAATATTGCAGACATAATTTCAGTATCAGAG GAAACTTTGGAAGATTATGAGTTGGTGTTTGATGCTGTGTATACACCAAGAAAAACAAGACTATTGAAAGCAGCAGAAGCAGTTGGAGCAATAACAGTGAGTGGGGTAGAAATGTTCCTACGCCAGGCTAGagggcaattcaatctcttcacGGGTCTTCAAG CACCTGATCAATTTATGCGGGAAATTGTTCTATCCAAGTTTTGA
- the LOC112695478 gene encoding uncharacterized protein, translating to MVREVAESCVDSLLTEMVASYCNRFYANKPELAARRIEAIGYQVGHQLSERYTMERPRFSDHLEAIKFICKDFWTELFKKQIDNLKTNHRGTFVLQDNKFPWLERISIDPSTDKVNSAEDDSLTTAENKAASTISMHLYYPCGIIRGALSNLGITCAVTADISNLPACSFVVRVKA from the exons atggtgAGGGAAGTTGCAGAGAGTTGCGTTGATAGCTTGTTGACGGAGATGGTTGCGAGCTATTGCAACCGATTCTACGCGAACAAGCCTGAGCTCGCCGCCCGCAGAATCGAGGCCATTGGATACCAGGTCGGTCATCAACTCTCCGAAAG GTACACCATGGAGCGACCGCGATTCAGTGATCATCTGGAAGCCATAAAGTTCATCTGCAAGGATTTTTGGACTGAGCTCTTTAAGAAGCAAATAGACAACTTGAAAACAAACCATAGA GGTACCTTTGTATTGCAAGATAATAAGTTCCCCTGGCTTGAGCGGATATCAATTGATCCATCAACTGATAAAGTTAATTCAGCCGAGGACGATTCTTTGACTACAGCTGAAAACAAGGCTGCAAGCACAATAAGCATGCATCTTTATTACCCATGTGGCATCATTAGAGGAGCTCTTTCAAATTTGGGAATTACTTGTGCAGTTACTGCAGATATATCAAATCTTCCAGCAT GCTCATTTGTGGTACGTGTAAAAGCGTGA
- the LOC112695479 gene encoding acyl carrier protein 1, chloroplastic, with protein sequence MAANALTGNSISMRPLLSQLNQIPACSLISSSSSVLTSSFGRRNVSFSLRPRSIRLTVSCAAKQETIDKVCAIVKKQLALPDSSPVTGESKFSALGADSLDTVEIVMGLEEEFGISVEEDSAQSITTVQEAADLIEEIIQKK encoded by the exons ATGGCGGCAAATGCACTTACCGGAAACTCCATCTCTATGCGCCCTCTCCTCTCTCAGCTGAATCAAATACCG GCATGTAGTTTAATTTCCAGCTCAAGTTCGGTTTTAACTTCCAGCTTTGGGCGGAGGAATGTTTCTTTTAGCTTGCGGCCACGCTCAATTCGCCTCACAGTTTCCTGTGCG GCTAAACAAGAGACAATAGACAAGGTGTGCGCAATAGTAAAGAAGCAGCTTGCTTTACCTGATAGTTCTCCAGTTACTGGGGAGTCAAAATTTTCAGCACTAGGAGCTGATTCTCTTGACACG GTTGAGATTGTGATGGGTCTTGAGGAGGAATTCGGTATTAGCGTTGAAGAGGATAGTGCACAGAGCATCACTACTGTTCAGGAAGCTGCAGACCTTATTGAAGAGATCATTCAGAAAAAGTGA